From one Culex quinquefasciatus strain JHB chromosome 3, VPISU_Cqui_1.0_pri_paternal, whole genome shotgun sequence genomic stretch:
- the LOC6039723 gene encoding ankyrin repeat domain-containing protein 27: MDAQQYDEDLSQNLFFRKLQLDHQIFLDTAPIEGWIVCIPRSGSINEKCLTDQEFLLAQILVPNEELPETHFTNLSCADVRLNGRQLLTGGLKVTILFEELFYTKDGLKYKIWCIERPLCDTRPYGLVLDDDFGKLITIRKLQDAVEFIRTVAKPRYVFSKIDAAVQTFIKHRSSFLNCNLKLYKEDVKKLYISCLEIILQNRKLKDRCQRDAHLKRNVKIAVETYMMDKLYDHLREVITVCHQDQVESFNKTIRNLSDIHVSELSLRRSYADVIPAVKKELLRVDDCRTAVDKINCLKRAFEIIAREQAGPRVVTTAKGSADQKLATADDVIPLLIFVVIKTGLTNWIMNLTFLKEFQLNEATQAAQKDKFGQSSYMITTLEAVIVYISCCSIERSQRLGIDLMPREDIQMKRFSEMTFRNADQFLNYLFTLMKNNEEDEILEIFQDFNNNGQTVISQYKKCHPLCVCSKCESLPYQPHIDDRNQNGLAAIHLAATLGSPKLLTLILNLKPNVDAVDAKNWTALHYAAANGHQNLLLLLLHAGININSTSNDQHTSLHLACLNGHSGCVKALLYFSEHMKIHVDIDAQTQLGQTSLHYAAKWGFSDIVETLLEHSATVNVANRVGATPLKYAHSTKIGKMLKEAYVEQQKRRKSPKSSPVKSGDFVMLSDEDLLDDETFIEYRNIEEMKRIDKAVTAIAAHDTKLACFYLGLEVFPPIETSSPKDYSTTEKACHPLCTCQRCLNDSADFYTLLRKPFASSKSSPATKLNLNATNGEGLTALHVAAIHGNLDMVNILMDHNVSVSARTKSGATALHYACRERRLNVIKLLLNRCHSADIIDLKDCRGDTPLHYAVEQNQLRIVEILLSAKADKSLRNLAGRRPIDIARDRLFFNVVNVLERKW, translated from the exons atgGACGCGCAGCAATACGATGAAGACCTTTCGCAAAACCTCTTCTTCCGGAAACTACAGCTGGATCATCAAATCTTCCTCGATACGGCCCCCATCGAGGGCTGGATAGTGTGCATTCCGCGCAGTGGTTCGATCAACGAAAAGTGTCTGACCGACCAGGAGTTCCTGCTGGCGCAGATTCTCGTGCCCAACGAGGAACTACCCGAAACTCACTTCACCAACTTGAGCTGCGCTGACGTGAGGCTCAATGGACGCCAGCTGCTGACCGGAGGACTCAAGGTCACGATCCTGTTTGAGGAACTGTTCTACACCAAGGACGGACTCAAGTACAAGATCTGGTGCATCGAAAGACCGCTGTGCGACACTAGGCCGTACGGGCTAGTCCTGGACGACGACTTCGGCAAACTAATCACCATCCGTAAGCTTCAGGACGCGGTCGAGTTCATTCGGACCGTCGCCAAACCTCGGTACGTGTTCTCCAAAATTGACGCCGCCGTGCAGACCTTCATAAAGCATCGCTCCTCCTTCCTCAACTGCAACCTCAAGCTCTACAAAGAAGACGTGAAAAAACTCTACATTAGCTGTCTGGAAATCATTCTGCAAAATCGCAAACTCAAAGACCGCTGCCAGCGGGATGCCCACCTCAAGCGCAACGTGAAAATCGCCGTCGAAACGTACATGATGGACAAACTGTACGACCACCTGCGCGAGGTCATCACCGTCTGCCACCAGGACCAGGTCGAGAGCTTCAACAAAACCATCCGCAACCTGTCCGACATTCACGTGTCCGAGCTGAGTCTACGGCGCAGCTACGCCGACGTAATCCCGGCCGTCAAGAAAGAGCTGCTCCGCGTTGACGACTGTCGGACCGCGGTTGATAAGATCAACTGTTTGAAGAGAGCGTTCGAGATAATTGCGCGCGAGCAAGCCGGACCTAGGGTGGTGACGACGGCCAAAGGTAGCGCGGATCAAAAGCTGGCCACGGCAGACGATGTGATCCCGCTGTTGATATTTGTCGTTATTAAAACAG GCCTGACTAACTGGATAATGAACCTAACTTTCCTCAAAGAGTTCCAACTGAACGAGGCAACGCAAGCGGCGCAGAAAGATAAATTTGGCCAGAGCAGTTACATGATAACGACCCTCGAAGCGGTCATCGTGTACATCAGCTGTTGCAGCATCGAACGATCCCAGCGGCTGGGCATAGATTTGATGCCCCGCGAGGACATACAAATGAAGCGGTTCTCCGAAATGACCTTCCGCAACGCGGATCAGTTTTTGAACTATCTGTTCACGCTGATGAAGAACAACGAGGAGGACGAGATATTGGAGATTTTCCAAGATTTCAACAACAACGGCCAGACGGTCATTTCGCAGTATAAAAAATGCCACCCGTTGTGCGTTTGCAGCAAGTGTGAATCGTTGCCGTATCAGCCCCACATTGACGATCGTAACCAGAACGGGTTGGCCGCGATTCACCTGGCTGCGACGCTCGGAAGTCCGAAGCTGCTCACGCTCATTTTGAACTTGAAACCGAACGTCGATGCAGTGGACGCCAAGAACTGGACGGCGTTGCATTATGCCGCCGCGAATGGCCATCAgaatctgctgctgctgttgttgcatGCCGGCATCAATATCAATAGCACTAGCAACGATCAGCACACATCACTTCATCTAGCTTGTCTAAATGGCCACAGTGGATGTGTGAAGGCGTTGTTGTACTTTTCCGAACATATGAAGATCCACGTGGACATCGATGCCCAAACGCAACTTGGTCAAACGTCGCTTCATTACGCGGCCAAGTGGGGCTTCTCCGACATTGTGGAAACCCTGCTGGAGCACTCGGCGACCGTCAACGTGGCCAACCGAGTTGGAGCAACACCGTTGAAGTACGCTCACAGCACTAAAATCGGCAAAATGCTCAAGGAAGCATACGTCGAACAGCAGAAGCGTCGCAAATCACCCAAATCTAGTCCAGTCAAGAGCGGTGACTTTGTGATGCTCTCAGACGAGGACCTGCTGGACGACGAAACATTCATCGAGTATCGCAACATCGAAGAAATGAAACGCATAGACAAAGCGGTCACGGCGATCGCAGCCCATGACACCAAGCTGGCATGCTTCTACCTCGGACTGGAGGTCTTCCCACCGATCGAAACGTCCTCCCCGAAGGATTACTCCACCACGGAGAAAGCATGCCACCCTCTTTGTACCTGTCAGCGATGTCTGAACGATTCGGCAGATTTCTACACTCTGCTAAGAAAACCCTTCGCCTCCTCCAAGTCTTCCCCCGCCACGAAGCTCAACCTGAATGCAACCAACGGTGAAGGCCTGACGGCGCTGCACGTAGCCGCGATCCACGGAAACCTGGACATGGTCAACATCCTGATGGACCACAACGTCAGCGTGTCCGCCCGTACCAAGTCCGGCGCGACGGCCCTTCACTATGCGTGTCGCGAACGCCGGCTGAACGTCATCAAGCTGCTGCTGAACCGGTGCCACAGTGCGGACATCATCGACCTCAAGGATTGTCGCGGCGATACTCCGCTGCACTACGCGGTGGAGCAGAACCAGCTTCGCATCGTGGAGATTTTGCTGAGTGCCAAAGCCGACAAGAGTCTGCGCAATCTGGCTGGAAGGCGACCGATCGATATCGCGCGCGACCGGCTGttcttcaatgttgtgaacGTACTCGAGCGGAAGTGGTAA